Within the Polaribacter pectinis genome, the region AGTAATTTGCCTTATTCTATTGTAAGACCAGGTACATTAACAAACGAAAAAGGATATGGAAAAATTGAGTTAAGTAAAGAATTAAATAAATCTGGGGAAATTAGTAGAGATGACGTTGCACAAACTTTAGTAAGAGTTTTACATGATTCTGCGACGATAAATGAAACTTTTGAAATTATAAAAGGAGAAACCTTAATTGGTAAAGCGTTACCAAATGAATAAATGCGTATTTAATTTTATAAAAAAAAAACACCTTTAAGGTGTTTTTTTTGTTTTATGATAAGTGTCTAAAACTGTCTGTCTACCAATTGTTTTTGTTATAATATCTTTCTCTAAATTCCATCCACGAGCAGGAGAATATTCACGCCCGTACCAAATAATTTGCAGGTGTAAATCGTTCCATAACTCTCTTGGAAATAATCGTTTTGCATCTTTTTCTGTTTGTGCAACACTTTTTCCGTTCGATAAGTTCCAACGATACATTAAACGTAAAATATGTGTATCCACAGGAAAAGCAGGAATTCCAAAAGCCTGACTCATAACAACACTTGCTGTTTTATGGCCAACAGCTGGTAATTCTTCTAAACCTTCAAAAGATTGTGGAACTTCACCATTATATTTTTCGATTAAAATTTTAGACAAACCATAAATTCCTTTCGATTTCATAGGCGATAAACCACAAGGTCGAATAATTTCCTTTATTTCTTCTACAGTCATTTTTACCATATCAAAAGGATTATCCGCTTTTGCGAATAACGAAGGTGTAATTTTATTTACTCGAACATCTGTACATTGTGCAGAAAGTAAAACTGCAATTAACAAAGTATAAGGATCTTTATGATCTAAAGGAATTGGAATTTCCGGATACAATTCTTCTAATTTATCGATTACAAATTGTACTTTTTCTTGTTTGTTCATATTTTTAAAAATTGCAAAATATCAGAGTTTCAAAGGTACAAAGTTATATTTGAAAC harbors:
- a CDS encoding endonuclease III domain-containing protein; this encodes MNKQEKVQFVIDKLEELYPEIPIPLDHKDPYTLLIAVLLSAQCTDVRVNKITPSLFAKADNPFDMVKMTVEEIKEIIRPCGLSPMKSKGIYGLSKILIEKYNGEVPQSFEGLEELPAVGHKTASVVMSQAFGIPAFPVDTHILRLMYRWNLSNGKSVAQTEKDAKRLFPRELWNDLHLQIIWYGREYSPARGWNLEKDIITKTIGRQTVLDTYHKTKKTP